A genomic region of Acidobacteriota bacterium contains the following coding sequences:
- a CDS encoding N-acetylmuramoyl-L-alanine amidase, whose protein sequence is MVQQPPISSNRKPTDALYAQVVERYAKLFDNPSARLRFLHSTLAKQAARQEELRQSLQRFKFLEKTPFYNWIMEARLYSSILEEIRALMGNVPPEQRARLQAVEMPFKARAFFYCYQARHALYAVGVVLAGLLLFGLYSGVMKTGHYVAQRFGQPGRTIVVNASSQSGATPPVTKTLDRLYNLEKVWLVERTGKYERYSNNGRINTEYEVDNHPRAYYLIPRNSEAAPEEVSGAPIGIVYHTTEGEQINFSQDNNSSIQERSKNLIKHVIQANKSYNYLIDRFGEIFRVVRDEQTANHAGYSLWADQKYVYIGLNESFIGVAFESKQSNSLEDTLTEAQVVSGRQLTAILRGKYKIADVNCTTHGLVSVNPDNGAIAAHYDWVRNFPFEGMGLSDKYKVPTPNMADYGFTWDEEILEKLNKTLWPGAITADEEFKRRAEKQHIGVETLRLKLRDRYRDLYARQKALQTSSAPQNAKLTLQSEAAENPR, encoded by the coding sequence GTGGTGCAGCAACCCCCCATCAGCAGCAATCGCAAACCTACCGATGCGCTTTACGCGCAGGTCGTCGAGCGGTATGCCAAGCTTTTCGACAACCCTTCGGCGCGGCTACGCTTTTTGCACAGTACCTTGGCCAAACAGGCTGCCCGCCAAGAAGAATTGCGGCAATCGCTGCAACGGTTCAAATTCCTCGAAAAAACGCCTTTCTATAATTGGATTATGGAAGCGCGTCTCTACAGTTCGATTCTGGAAGAGATTCGCGCCCTGATGGGCAACGTGCCGCCGGAACAACGCGCGCGCTTGCAGGCGGTCGAGATGCCTTTCAAGGCCAGGGCCTTTTTCTATTGCTATCAGGCGCGTCACGCCTTGTATGCCGTGGGCGTCGTGCTGGCCGGACTGCTGCTTTTCGGGTTGTATTCGGGCGTGATGAAAACGGGGCATTATGTTGCGCAACGCTTTGGCCAGCCGGGCAGAACAATTGTGGTCAATGCCAGCAGCCAATCCGGGGCGACTCCGCCCGTTACGAAAACGCTGGATCGGTTATACAATCTGGAAAAGGTCTGGCTGGTCGAACGCACCGGCAAATATGAACGCTACAGCAATAACGGGCGCATCAATACTGAATACGAGGTGGACAATCATCCGCGCGCCTATTACCTGATTCCGCGTAACTCGGAAGCCGCGCCGGAAGAGGTCAGCGGCGCGCCGATTGGCATCGTTTACCACACGACCGAAGGCGAGCAGATCAATTTCTCGCAAGATAACAATTCTTCGATCCAGGAACGCTCAAAGAATCTGATCAAGCATGTCATCCAGGCCAACAAGTCATACAACTATCTGATTGACCGCTTCGGCGAAATTTTCAGGGTGGTGCGCGACGAACAGACGGCCAATCACGCGGGCTATTCGCTCTGGGCCGATCAGAAATATGTTTACATCGGGTTGAACGAGAGCTTTATCGGCGTCGCGTTTGAGTCCAAACAATCCAACTCGCTCGAAGACACGCTCACCGAAGCGCAGGTGGTGTCAGGCCGCCAACTGACCGCGATTTTGCGCGGCAAGTACAAAATCGCCGACGTCAATTGCACGACGCACGGGCTGGTTTCGGTCAATCCCGACAACGGCGCCATCGCGGCACATTACGATTGGGTCAGGAACTTTCCCTTTGAAGGCATGGGCCTGTCGGACAAATACAAAGTGCCCACGCCCAACATGGCCGATTACGGCTTCACCTGGGACGAAGAGATTTTGGAAAAGCTGAACAAGACGCTCTGGCCCGGTGCCATCACCGCCGACGAAGAGTTCAAACGCCGCGCCGAAAAACAGCACATTGGCGTGGAAACGCTGCGCCTCAAATTGCGCGACCGGTATCGTGATCTGTATGCGCGGCAAAAGGCGTTGCAAACTTCGTCCGCCCCCCAAAACGCCAAGCTGACCTTGCAGTCCGAGGCCGCCGAAAATCCTCGCTGA
- a CDS encoding DEAD/DEAH box helicase family protein has translation MWFENTQIAPSGGLLVLPTGGGKTFTAMRFLCTAPLSTGYRVLWLAHTHHLLEQALENLERELGGIPEPKPKLSARVISGTPGHSRVHQLKHTDDVVIGTLQTFTQAWRNQHPQFTAFLQAAGERLCVVFDEAHHSPAYSYRTLIDELRQRLPKLVLLGLTATPTHSEEKKRGWLTRLFPQQIVYQTTPQELMAAGILAKPIFEDFQTNFETEFDEREYEKWRGTYRDLPEDVITQLAQSRERNLYIANTYVNNRERYGKTIMFADRWFQCEQLREFLCERGVRADAVYTHVDANPGNPETRNRRTADENKQVLAAFKNNELDVLLNVRMLTEGTDVPDVRTVFLTRQTTSSILLTQMIGRALRGPKFGGTDEAFIVSFTDNWKHLINWANYQQLNAGRADESMPEHAQRPPLQYISIDLVRRLARQMDSGENVAPAPFLSLLPVGWYLVEFETVVAGSDDQVTVPQMMMVFDNEVELYRRLLELLECMDLRSFASPDTTLEAHQEELEFWRQKYFAQVTERSAADLLTNLFHLARHLAQNNSLPRFFAFAERNHHDLDELVQHSVQADLGARKKHEALLAEYSRTDRYWRVLYPNYPLFKSQYDACENKLLCQEFMQPAAKVPVEFPEKQFLREPSAEVKEQTKARDGFSCLSCGESNRRLLEVDHVAPSYLGGTSALGNLQTLCRLCNNHKAGINEINFRNNHTLLAHLPQTFFRFELPAVSDANDADEWEKLLRRSLNFFYRCGAVDYVTIGKKGQYFYKWEIYLYDGNNPEWLEPYLKELLQRIRQRRAEAGRQGPDSLVIKAPDREPITVQRD, from the coding sequence ATGTGGTTTGAGAATACTCAAATTGCTCCTTCAGGCGGCCTACTTGTGCTTCCTACGGGCGGCGGCAAGACATTCACGGCAATGCGGTTTCTTTGCACCGCGCCATTGTCCACTGGTTACCGCGTCCTCTGGTTAGCACATACGCATCATCTGTTGGAGCAAGCATTGGAGAATCTGGAACGCGAACTCGGCGGCATTCCTGAGCCGAAGCCGAAACTTTCGGCGCGTGTGATCTCCGGCACGCCGGGCCACAGCCGCGTGCATCAACTCAAACACACCGATGATGTCGTGATCGGCACGCTGCAAACCTTTACCCAGGCCTGGCGCAACCAACATCCGCAATTTACCGCCTTTCTTCAAGCCGCTGGTGAACGCCTCTGCGTAGTCTTCGATGAAGCGCATCATTCGCCAGCTTACAGCTATCGCACGTTGATTGATGAGTTGCGTCAGCGACTGCCGAAGTTGGTACTCTTGGGCTTGACCGCAACGCCGACTCACAGCGAAGAGAAGAAACGCGGCTGGCTCACACGACTCTTCCCGCAGCAGATCGTTTATCAGACGACACCACAGGAGTTGATGGCCGCAGGCATTCTCGCCAAACCTATCTTTGAAGACTTCCAGACAAACTTTGAGACAGAATTCGACGAGCGCGAGTACGAGAAATGGCGTGGCACTTACCGCGATTTACCCGAAGATGTTATTACCCAACTGGCGCAGAGCCGCGAACGCAACCTTTACATCGCCAATACCTATGTCAATAACCGCGAACGCTACGGCAAGACGATCATGTTTGCCGACCGTTGGTTCCAATGCGAACAACTGCGCGAATTCCTGTGTGAGCGCGGTGTGCGTGCCGATGCTGTCTACACGCATGTGGACGCCAACCCTGGTAATCCAGAAACGCGCAACCGCCGCACCGCCGACGAAAACAAGCAAGTGCTGGCGGCTTTCAAAAATAACGAACTTGATGTGTTGCTCAACGTGCGGATGCTGACCGAAGGCACCGACGTGCCGGATGTGCGTACCGTCTTTCTGACGCGCCAAACCACCAGCAGCATTCTGCTGACGCAAATGATCGGGCGGGCGCTGCGTGGCCCTAAATTCGGCGGCACGGACGAAGCGTTTATAGTCTCGTTCACGGACAACTGGAAACATCTCATCAACTGGGCCAATTATCAGCAACTCAATGCTGGGCGCGCTGACGAGAGCATGCCGGAACACGCCCAGCGTCCGCCGCTGCAGTACATTTCGATAGACTTGGTGCGGCGCTTGGCTCGACAGATGGACAGCGGTGAAAACGTCGCGCCCGCGCCTTTTCTTTCGCTACTGCCTGTCGGCTGGTATCTCGTCGAATTCGAAACAGTGGTGGCTGGCAGCGATGATCAGGTGACGGTGCCGCAGATGATGATGGTCTTTGACAACGAGGTCGAACTCTACCGACGCTTGCTTGAGTTGCTTGAATGTATGGATTTGCGTAGCTTTGCCAGTCCCGATACAACGCTTGAAGCCCATCAAGAAGAGCTTGAGTTTTGGCGTCAGAAGTACTTTGCGCAAGTGACTGAACGCTCGGCTGCCGATTTACTGACCAATCTTTTCCACCTTGCCCGCCACTTGGCGCAAAACAACAGCCTGCCTAGATTCTTTGCCTTCGCTGAACGCAATCACCACGACTTGGATGAGTTGGTGCAACATTCCGTCCAAGCCGATCTTGGCGCACGCAAAAAACACGAGGCACTGTTGGCCGAATACAGTCGCACTGACCGCTACTGGCGCGTACTTTATCCCAATTATCCGCTCTTCAAATCGCAGTATGACGCTTGCGAAAACAAGTTGCTCTGCCAGGAATTTATGCAGCCCGCAGCAAAGGTGCCAGTCGAATTCCCGGAGAAGCAGTTTCTTCGCGAGCCATCAGCCGAAGTCAAAGAGCAGACCAAAGCCCGTGATGGTTTCAGCTGTCTATCTTGCGGGGAAAGCAATCGCCGATTACTCGAAGTAGACCACGTTGCACCTAGTTACCTGGGCGGCACCAGTGCGCTCGGAAATCTACAAACGCTTTGCCGCCTGTGCAACAACCACAAAGCCGGAATCAACGAGATCAACTTCCGCAACAATCACACGCTCTTGGCCCATTTGCCACAGACGTTCTTCCGCTTTGAATTACCAGCGGTGAGTGATGCCAATGATGCTGATGAATGGGAGAAGTTATTACGCCGTAGTCTCAACTTTTTCTACCGTTGTGGGGCGGTGGATTATGTGACGATTGGCAAGAAAGGCCAGTACTTCTACAAGTGGGAAATCTATCTTTACGACGGTAACAATCCAGAATGGCTGGAACCATACTTGAAAGAGTTGCTTCAACGTATTCGCCAGCGGCGTGCCGAAGCGGGACGGCAGGGGCCAGACAGCTTGGTGATCAAGGCACCAGATCGAGAACCCATCACTGTCCAGCGTGACTGA
- a CDS encoding DUF2442 domain-containing protein — protein MATHKAGKWTYTDEEFEVMFAEADRRGKEAMKTEITARHAYYDPTTHRLVIELKNGATHSVPCQLIQGLRDADPADIAAVELGLRGASLHWEKLDNDFTVGGLVRSIYGTKKWMERLARENEEAVQAKTAPKRPRVPAAATVTGKRRRKAA, from the coding sequence GTGGCAACGCATAAAGCGGGCAAGTGGACATACACCGACGAAGAGTTTGAGGTAATGTTCGCCGAAGCTGACCGGCGCGGGAAAGAAGCAATGAAGACCGAGATCACGGCGCGCCATGCCTATTACGACCCCACCACTCACCGGCTGGTCATCGAATTGAAAAACGGTGCGACGCACAGCGTGCCGTGCCAGTTGATTCAAGGCTTGCGCGACGCCGACCCGGCGGACATCGCGGCGGTCGAGTTGGGTTTGCGTGGGGCTTCGTTGCATTGGGAGAAGCTGGACAATGATTTCACCGTCGGCGGGTTGGTGCGCAGCATTTATGGCACCAAAAAGTGGATGGAGCGACTGGCGCGCGAGAACGAAGAAGCTGTGCAGGCCAAAACCGCGCCCAAACGCCCGCGTGTTCCGGCGGCGGCCACGGTAACGGGGAAGCGCCGACGGAAAGCCGCTTGA
- a CDS encoding DUF362 domain-containing protein → MDRRTFVQFLAATPLVTTLPADEHKPQYRIVTPHKPQGALGMPGPYPGQVVKVTSAKCVDEATAATNAEVVREMMARGMCELTGEKQPLAAWQRFFTPADVVGIKVNCGGYPYCMSDYEVVAETIRNLVAVGVKPAQIYIYERFENQISETNYTPHVAEGVRIHAAERQNRRTDQSNYDPRVYVEADFFGEDDTRSNMMKLVSQAVTKIINIPNMKDHGAVGATGCLKNVAYGSFSNVARTHFKGVSHTLSFVGTLAAVEPLRSKTVLQIMDGLRGVWHAGPFARTLKYVFFPKQLMFGTDPVAIDRLLLDIIDDERKRRGVISIWNRDVQTLDFNNGKQRDEDPNTNIIIREPGHVEFAGKLGLGVHELDKIRVKEIAL, encoded by the coding sequence ATGGATCGCAGAACCTTCGTCCAATTTCTCGCCGCCACGCCGCTGGTCACGACGCTGCCTGCGGACGAGCATAAGCCGCAATATCGCATCGTCACGCCGCACAAACCGCAAGGCGCGCTGGGTATGCCCGGCCCCTATCCCGGTCAAGTCGTCAAAGTGACTTCGGCCAAATGTGTGGATGAAGCGACCGCCGCGACCAATGCCGAGGTCGTGCGCGAAATGATGGCGCGCGGCATGTGCGAATTGACTGGCGAGAAACAACCGCTGGCTGCGTGGCAACGCTTTTTTACGCCCGCCGATGTGGTCGGCATCAAGGTCAATTGCGGCGGCTATCCGTATTGCATGTCCGATTACGAGGTGGTGGCCGAAACGATTCGCAACCTGGTGGCCGTCGGCGTCAAGCCCGCGCAGATTTACATCTACGAGCGGTTTGAGAATCAGATCAGCGAAACGAACTACACGCCGCACGTGGCCGAGGGCGTGCGCATTCACGCGGCTGAACGCCAGAACCGCCGGACGGATCAATCGAATTACGACCCGCGCGTCTATGTCGAAGCCGACTTCTTTGGCGAAGACGACACGCGGTCGAACATGATGAAGCTGGTTTCGCAAGCCGTCACCAAGATCATCAACATCCCGAACATGAAAGATCACGGTGCGGTGGGCGCGACCGGCTGTCTGAAAAACGTCGCGTATGGCAGTTTCTCGAATGTGGCGCGCACGCATTTCAAAGGTGTCTCGCATACGCTGTCGTTCGTCGGCACGCTGGCGGCGGTCGAGCCGCTACGTTCCAAGACGGTCTTGCAAATCATGGATGGTTTGCGCGGCGTCTGGCACGCGGGGCCGTTTGCGCGCACGCTGAAATACGTCTTCTTTCCCAAACAACTCATGTTCGGCACCGATCCCGTCGCCATTGACCGCCTCTTGCTCGACATCATTGACGATGAACGCAAGCGGCGCGGCGTGATTTCGATTTGGAACCGCGACGTGCAAACGCTGGATTTCAACAACGGCAAGCAACGCGACGAAGACCCCAATACCAACATCATCATCCGCGAACCGGGCCACGTCGAATTCGCGGGCAAGCTGGGCTTGGGCGTGCACGAACTCGATAAAATCCGCGTCAAGGAGATTGCGCTATGA